A stretch of DNA from Nitrosopumilus zosterae:
ATTTACCTTCTTTTATGATCCCTTTTAGTTTAGCTCATGATTTTAGTTATAATTTTCGAAATTCTTCCTGAAAACGCTAATATCACAAAATGGACTCCAAAACCAATAACTGCCCCTATGATAAGCTCGCCTGTAAAATAGTAAATTCCTAGAAATAGTCCCAACGGAGGTAATGTGAAAATCATTGCTAAGAATGAACTCACCCAAATGAACCTGATTAGAACTTCTGTGGAAATTTCTGTTTTTTTCTTTGGAAAATTAAACATGTTATAATTCCTATTCTTCTTCTAGGATCAACTTTGACATTGTAATATCGGTTGGAATTTTTTGTTCAATTGCAAAAGCAATAGCTGCTAGATTTCTAATTTCAAATGAAGTCAATTTAGTAATTCCAACAATCGTTGCAAAACTAAACATCTTAGTGAATGATCTCAATGACGCACTGTATATTGCCATCTCAAACGCTCTTTCAAATTCTGCAATAGCATCCAATTCATTTTCTACTTGAGGAACTAAATCCTTGTATTTGGTGCTGGATAATTCATTAAATGCATCTCTGGCTGTTGCTGCCGCCATCATTCTTCCAAGCAATTCTCTTGCAGGTGGACTTGTACTGATAACTAGATCTTGGATTTGTTCTTCTTTCAATCCCCAAAACTTTCCTCTGATTACACTCAAAATATTATAAAAATCAATATCCATTGAAACTAGTTTTGTGGCTTCCTTATCAGAATAATTTTTCATTGCACCTGCTAGATGTTGATATAATATTTTATCAAAATATGTATCAAAGACTTGCACATTCTTTTTTTCATTGTATAATGCAGCAGCCTTTGCAATCTCTTCTCCAAACTTAACTGAATTTAAGCTTGCAACTGCTTCTTCAAGATCTTTTGAAACTAGAGCTTTGATTACAATATCTCTTTGTTTGATTAATTCTTCTGCATGAAGATTTACGTGAGTTTCAATCTCTTCCTGAGGTTTGCCTAGTACTTTGCCTTTAAGAATTAATTTTAGATTTGCTATGATAAATTTCATATAATATGCGTCTAATACACCAGAATTTCCTGATGTCTTTGCAATGGAATAGTGAATATCTGCCAGTTTGCTTCTTAGGGCTGATTCGATTTTTTGTGAAGTATATGGTTTTTGAACATCTGCTACAGAATCAGCATAAACTGTATTCTTAATTCTGGTCATTAATTCTTCTAAATCTCTTGATTCGGCAAGCGTTTGAAAATCGGCCTTTGTCAATAATTTGCCTCTTTTACTATATGCCTTAACTGAGGCATAGACATTCTTTGAACCGCCCATTTCGATCAATCTCTATAGACAACTGATTTTAATGTTTGGCGAACTATTTCTGAGAACTAATCTAAGTAATTTTATCTAAGAATATTATGGCCTCGCCTTTTTCTTGTTTTGAGAGTTTTAAAAAGGCTAGTAGAATCTCTTTCTGAATTGTTAATGATTCATCTGAAATATCCTTCAATTTTGATAGATCAAAGGGGAGTAACTCTTCAATTTTATTCTCACAAAACGCCTTGACATATTTTTGAAAAATTGAATAAGTAAAATTTGGACTTATTTTTAACAGACTTGTTAAAATTTTCTCAAATTCCTTTTCAGAGGATTCTGCCTTTGAGAAAAACTCTTTTAGCAATTCTTCTCTGTTTTTAATTTCATTCAATGACAGTGCTATCAAAATACCTTTTTTTGTTAAATGATAATATGGAATTCCCTTTTCTTGTAGTGCTTTTGGACCTCTTTTTAGGGGTAATCTGCCATCTTCTTCTGCAATCTCCATAGGAAGCAAAATTTCATCAAGATCCCGAAATATCCCTGAATAGATATTCTTCCAAGCTATTCCATGTTTTTTTGCTATTCTCTGAGAAATACCAGTACGTGTTCTTTCAGCAGCATTTGCATTACTTCCAAGTATTGCAATAATTGATCTTTGTCTATTTGCTTCTCCTGTCAAATCATCTCCTTTAGTCTTGAATGTATCAAAAATTGCAAGTTTAGTGTTTGATTTAACCTTCATTTGTAACACCTTGACATAATTTTCATATTTTATGTTATTATCAGAATATACTAAAATATAATAATTTACTTTTTCACAGCCTTTCGAGTCTCCAATGCTTAAATAATTTTCAATTTCGATAAATTTAATGAATTCTAGGAACTACAAGTATGCTCTATTACTTGTAGCCGCAGTATCCATCACAGCAGCAGGTGCAATGTCACAGGCATATGCACAACAAGTTACTGATGGTATGGACGGATATGTAAAGGGAACCAGTGGAATTTACACTGGTAACCCTAACGAATGTTGGTATGAAGAAGATGGCGGCATGCTACCTTGTAAAATTGATACAGGTGATACAGCATGGATGCTCACTGCAACTTCATTAGTACTCTTCATGTCCCCAGGTGTCGGTTTCTTTTATGGCGGATTGGCCAGATCAAAGAACATCGTCAACGTACTTGGTATGACCTTAATTGTAATGGGTCTAATGTCAGTACAATGGGTTCTATGGGGATACTCACTAGCATTTGGCGGAATTGATTCGGATGCAAACTTATTCATGGGAAATCTCGATTACGCCGGATTTAACATGGTTTCACCATATGCACCATTAGGTGAAGCAGGTCCTTGTGGAGACACTTGGTCAGCAGCTTATCAAATGAATGCAATGGTTGAAGGTGATGTTTGTAGTCAAGGTTGGCCTGGTACAGTACCACACCAACTATTTGCAATGTTCCAAGCAACATTCGCTATCATTACACCAGTTCTAATTATTGGTGGATTGATTGACAGAATCAAATTCAGCGCATTAGTAATATTCGTACTCTTATGGGGAACCTTCGTTTATGATCCAATAGCACACTGGGTCTGGGGAGGAGGATACATAGGAGGAGGTTCATTAGACCTCGATCCAGACTTATCTCCATCATACGCATTAGACTTTGCTGGTGGTACTGTAGTACACATATCTTCAGGATTCGCTGCATTGGCAGGTGCCTTAGTCCTTGGTAGACGACTTGGATATGGCAAAGTTCCAATGGAGCCACACAACATCCCAATGGTAGTCCTCGGCGCAGGAATTCTATGGTTTGGATGGTTTGGCTTCAACGCAGGAAGTGAAGTTATGGTAGACGGCATTACCGTCAGTGCATGGACTGTTACAAATACAGCAACTGGTATGGCTGCAGTCACTTGGGTGCTCATGTCTTGGGCACATACAGGAAAACCAAGTGTCGTAGGAGCTGCATCGGGAGCAGTAGCAGGATTGGTAGCAATCACACCAGCCTCTGGTTGGGTAGGTCCAATGGCTGCGATTATAATCGGTATTGCAGCTGGTACAATTTGTTATGCAGCAATTGCATTCAAGAGTGCACGCAAATGGGACGACGCATTAGATGTATGGGGAGTACACGGAATGGGTGGTCTTACAGGTGCAATTTTGACTGGTACATTGGCTAGCCCACACATTTGGGATACTGGAGACGGTATCGGTGCATGGACTGGAACTGCAGAAGGAATGGAACAGCAAGCAATCAGCATCATTGGTGCTGCAATATCAATAGGCTATGCCTTTGGTGTTACAATTGTAATCCTCAAAGTAATGGATGCCGTATGGCCTGGCGGAATCAGAGTCACTCCAAAAGAAGAGGAGATTGGTCTCGATTTAGCACAGCACGGAGAAAGAGCATACGTAAACGAATAAGAAAAACCCTTTTCTTTTCTTCTTTTTATTATTCAATCCAAATCAATTTAGATTTGATCATTTTAGCCAAATTATGTTAATTACCACAACCGATCTTAATTCAATTATCAATGATCCTGATGTTATAATTGCTGACACTCGTTCTTTCAAGGAATATTCTGAAGAACATATTCCAGGATCTGTACATTTGGACTTGTTTGCATTTCATTGGATTGATACAACAAAACAAGGAATTGAGAATTTCAATAATCAAACCAAAAATCTTCTTTCATTCCTTGGAGTTACTCCAGAAAAAAAAATAATCTTTTATGATTCTGTTTCTGGAATGCTTGCCGCAAGAGGTGTTTGGATGCTGATGTATTTTTCACATGAAAATACATCAATGCTTGATGGTGGAATTACAAAATGGAAAAAAGAAAATCTTCCACTAGAAACAAAATCTAATGGATTCAAACCATCTCATTTTTCAGGAGAAATCAATCCAGAAATTATTTCAGGGTTTGAATATATTAGAGATAATCTGAAAAACGTAAAAATCCTTGATGCCCGCTCACCCGGAGAATTTGATGGAAGCATAGTTCGTGCTGCTCAGTCTGGTCATATTCCAAATTCAATCAATATTGACTGGAATCAAAATCTCAATGAAGATGGTACTTTCAAAAATGATGAACAATTATTACAAATATACAATTATCCAAAAGATACTGAAATCATTACATACTGTCAAGGAGCATATCGAGCTGCAAATTCTTTTTTGGTTTTAAAAAAATTAGGATTCAAAAATGTCAAAGTATATCTTGGGTCTTGGGGAGAATGGGGAAATAAGCTGGAGCTTCCAGCAGAAAAATAAATTTTCTAAAAATAATTCAAGCCTCATGGAACTTGAATCTCTTAAATTTGCATCATTCCTAAATTTTCCTATATACATAAATCTCAAATCCCGTTTTGATTAAAAATCATGAAAAATTTTTTCTATATTGCACTTCCAATTCTTGCATTTTTACTAATATTTGTAAATACATTCTTTGGCCATTTTATTTTTTCATCAGAAACCCAACAGGTAATAAACAAATATTCAGTGTATGTTCATTTGTTGTCAGAATGGCAAAGTGATTCAAAGAATATTATTTTTGACGTAACAAACTCTTGGTATAAATCAGATCAAGTCAGTGATGAAGATCATGTGTTTAATGCTGAGTCCAAAGAATACAATACAAATCAACTTCAAGAAATCCATGGCAAATCCTATGTTGAATTAAAGCATGAATTCAGTGAATGCCATGAAGAATGGCAACCAATGCTCTATAGAAAAGCAATAGATACTGTAAGACATGAGATTGAATATGTCCAAGGAAAGCAGCTAAGTACTGATCCAGGCATCTCTGTGTATCCTGACATTGAGAATAGAAACTACGATAATTCAGAACAACAATCAAAAATTAAAAGTGGCTATATTCAATTTGTCCCTATTTGTACATCTAAAGAAATTACATCATATGATTACAGTGTCAAAATTGATAACAAAGATTTGGGTTTTGATGTGTATTTTGTTTCATCATCTAAACAGCGTGAAAACTTTGGAAGTTCTGACTTTGATTCTTACACAGAATTAGGATGCTTTGGACAAAACAAACAAAGCTATAGTGGAACGTGTAAAAATATAAAAAAAGACGGTGGATTGTTATTGGTATTTCCTGATGAACTCAAACCATGGACTACAAAAGTTACAATAAACCTTTATGAAATCAATTAAAGATTCTATTTTCTTTTCCAGATAAATTGATTGTAAATCAATTCTGGTCTAATTTGTCTAAATGACTGTGAACCACCAACATACCATTTTGTAAAGAATTCATACAAGTGCAATCTGAGAGACTGTATGTATACAATTAATCCTTCAATCATCATAATTCCCAAGTTACCGCCAATGATCATTGCCATTGCTCCACCTGATTCTACACCGCCTAATGACGAAAATGCATTATTTACTGTCAACAGCAAAGCTGCATGGACCAGTAACATGATTCCAAGTCGAGCGTAACTAATTGTATGAGCTAAACTTTCAACTGTTTTTCCTAAGAGGACTTCCATTATGACACTTGCAGGATCTGCTCCGTCTTCTGGATGCTTCTTTGCATGCATCACACCTCCAATCATCATGATGACCATTGATGCAATAACAATAACAACTGCAATTCTTGTAATAATCCAAACTTGTGCCCAATCGCCTAGGAACATTGTTACCCAAGGAACTGCTTCTGTGTGGACTTTTGAATACATATTCATCACATCATACTGCGAGCCAATTGCACACATCATAATAACTACGATTCCTCCATAGAGCGTGATGTTTGGAATTGCTTCAGTAAACACGACTAGTTTGTGTCCATCTTTTAGTAATCTGATTACGCGTAGAGTCATTGCCCAAACTAAATGAACAATTCCGATGAATAATGATACTTTGAGAATATTAATCACTTGTTCAAATGTTAATTCTGCAACACTGAGAATTCCAACTATCCAACTAACAGAATGTAACGCTCCACCTTCTTCTAGTAATCCTTCAAATGGACCCATATGATCAAGATGATATCCAAACGCTTCTCCTGCACCGACTCCTGCTATAGCTGCCGAAGCACCAGAAATCGCAATAAGCATTCCCCATTTAGAAAGTTCTCCTTGTCCTTTGAACTTGAATAATAAACCAAGTGCCATAAGTAACAATCCGTGACCCATATCTGCAAACATAAGTCCATAGAAAATTGGCCACATTAGGGCAATCATAGGAGTTGGATCTGGTTCTCCTGTTTTTGGTATTCCTTGACTTTTTGTAATTACTTCAAATGTTTTAACGAATTTTTTATTATCAAATAAAGTTGGAATTTCTTCTTTTAGTTTAGGATCTGTAACGTCTTCTACAACTGACATCCATTGTTTTGTTGACTCTATGAATTTTGATTCCATTTTTTGGGGAATAAAACCCTGAATTACTGCAAAATGTTTTGTTCCGCCAGGTTTTCTCAAAGTCTCAAGTACATCTTTTGCAACTAGTGCCTTTTCATGTAAAGCTAGAATGTCTCGTCTAATCTTTTTTGTTAATCCTGCTAATTCTTTTTTGATTGATGCTTGTTTTGCAGTTAATTCTTTAATTTTTGATTCTGCAAGTTCATATGCTTCACTAGGAACCTGTGGAAATCCTTCAGGAATTTTAAAAGTATTAGAATTGAAACTTCTTAATACTTTTAGAACTTTCTCAGAATCTGCAGTATCTGAAATTACTAAAATTGCAGATTTTTCCTTGTTTTCTAAATCATATTTGTAAATTGTAATTCCTTCAAGAGAGCGACTTATCTCATCAAAATCGGCAGAATTGATAACAAAAAGATTTGTAAAAAAGTACTTCATTAAACCAAATCCTGAAAGATCCATCTTCATCTTTCTGATAACTTCTAAGGCGTCTTTGAGCGACTTGTATTCCTCAATTGAAAGTTTAGTATTTGCAGCATTTTCTAATAATTTTGCAGGCTCATCAATAATTGAAGGGGCTTCTTTACTTAGTTGCTCTACCATCTCTTCAATTTCATTAATTTCATAATCTTTTTTCTT
This window harbors:
- a CDS encoding sulfurtransferase, with translation MLITTTDLNSIINDPDVIIADTRSFKEYSEEHIPGSVHLDLFAFHWIDTTKQGIENFNNQTKNLLSFLGVTPEKKIIFYDSVSGMLAARGVWMLMYFSHENTSMLDGGITKWKKENLPLETKSNGFKPSHFSGEINPEIISGFEYIRDNLKNVKILDARSPGEFDGSIVRAAQSGHIPNSINIDWNQNLNEDGTFKNDEQLLQIYNYPKDTEIITYCQGAYRAANSFLVLKKLGFKNVKVYLGSWGEWGNKLELPAEK
- a CDS encoding ammonium transporter translates to MNSRNYKYALLLVAAVSITAAGAMSQAYAQQVTDGMDGYVKGTSGIYTGNPNECWYEEDGGMLPCKIDTGDTAWMLTATSLVLFMSPGVGFFYGGLARSKNIVNVLGMTLIVMGLMSVQWVLWGYSLAFGGIDSDANLFMGNLDYAGFNMVSPYAPLGEAGPCGDTWSAAYQMNAMVEGDVCSQGWPGTVPHQLFAMFQATFAIITPVLIIGGLIDRIKFSALVIFVLLWGTFVYDPIAHWVWGGGYIGGGSLDLDPDLSPSYALDFAGGTVVHISSGFAALAGALVLGRRLGYGKVPMEPHNIPMVVLGAGILWFGWFGFNAGSEVMVDGITVSAWTVTNTATGMAAVTWVLMSWAHTGKPSVVGAASGAVAGLVAITPASGWVGPMAAIIIGIAAGTICYAAIAFKSARKWDDALDVWGVHGMGGLTGAILTGTLASPHIWDTGDGIGAWTGTAEGMEQQAISIIGAAISIGYAFGVTIVILKVMDAVWPGGIRVTPKEEEIGLDLAQHGERAYVNE
- a CDS encoding V0D/AC39 family V-type ATPase subunit; protein product: MGGSKNVYASVKAYSKRGKLLTKADFQTLAESRDLEELMTRIKNTVYADSVADVQKPYTSQKIESALRSKLADIHYSIAKTSGNSGVLDAYYMKFIIANLKLILKGKVLGKPQEEIETHVNLHAEELIKQRDIVIKALVSKDLEEAVASLNSVKFGEEIAKAAALYNEKKNVQVFDTYFDKILYQHLAGAMKNYSDKEATKLVSMDIDFYNILSVIRGKFWGLKEEQIQDLVISTSPPARELLGRMMAAATARDAFNELSSTKYKDLVPQVENELDAIAEFERAFEMAIYSASLRSFTKMFSFATIVGITKLTSFEIRNLAAIAFAIEQKIPTDITMSKLILEEE
- a CDS encoding V-type ATP synthase subunit I, producing MGTADLKLGTVILPRSESPKAISRLTEFEWYHKIDSPSDLVTPEIDDLLLKAQQTYQSIDDVIKGMGIPLVVGIMEILFKGTVIKKKDYEINEIEEMVEQLSKEAPSIIDEPAKLLENAANTKLSIEEYKSLKDALEVIRKMKMDLSGFGLMKYFFTNLFVINSADFDEISRSLEGITIYKYDLENKEKSAILVISDTADSEKVLKVLRSFNSNTFKIPEGFPQVPSEAYELAESKIKELTAKQASIKKELAGLTKKIRRDILALHEKALVAKDVLETLRKPGGTKHFAVIQGFIPQKMESKFIESTKQWMSVVEDVTDPKLKEEIPTLFDNKKFVKTFEVITKSQGIPKTGEPDPTPMIALMWPIFYGLMFADMGHGLLLMALGLLFKFKGQGELSKWGMLIAISGASAAIAGVGAGEAFGYHLDHMGPFEGLLEEGGALHSVSWIVGILSVAELTFEQVINILKVSLFIGIVHLVWAMTLRVIRLLKDGHKLVVFTEAIPNITLYGGIVVIMMCAIGSQYDVMNMYSKVHTEAVPWVTMFLGDWAQVWIITRIAVVIVIASMVIMMIGGVMHAKKHPEDGADPASVIMEVLLGKTVESLAHTISYARLGIMLLVHAALLLTVNNAFSSLGGVESGGAMAMIIGGNLGIMMIEGLIVYIQSLRLHLYEFFTKWYVGGSQSFRQIRPELIYNQFIWKRK